Proteins from one Brevibacillus humidisoli genomic window:
- a CDS encoding MBL fold metallo-hydrolase — translation MANQLIMINERVGYFPGSVNIGFVETESGAVLIDSGLDSQTAKKVKKGLTERGQSLTAIVQTHAHADHYGGNAYLLGAYPEATVFAPPLEEAVMRYPLLEPIYLNMGASPPGELHNKFLLAAASRVDQVLPDDGVCTIAGVSFTILPLPGHSWQQIGLVVDDICFAADSYFGSDVLDKHKLPFLVDAYDTINSLRRLLETDFTGYLPGHGPYERRAHQTMQYNLDYHLRMYERLEELLAADGTTTEDLLTMLCERLKIDITSLSSYVLYRTALMGYLSGMLREERVTYQLSANRLLWQKSERS, via the coding sequence GTGGCCAATCAATTGATCATGATAAACGAGCGCGTCGGGTACTTCCCCGGCAGTGTCAATATTGGGTTTGTTGAAACGGAGAGCGGGGCTGTTTTGATCGATTCCGGTCTCGACTCGCAAACCGCTAAAAAAGTGAAAAAAGGATTGACCGAGCGGGGCCAATCCCTGACGGCAATTGTACAGACGCATGCCCACGCCGACCACTACGGCGGAAATGCCTACCTGCTTGGGGCCTACCCGGAAGCGACGGTGTTTGCCCCGCCGCTGGAAGAGGCCGTCATGCGCTATCCATTGCTGGAGCCGATCTATCTCAACATGGGAGCATCGCCACCCGGCGAACTGCACAACAAGTTCCTGTTGGCCGCCGCCTCCCGTGTTGACCAGGTGCTGCCCGACGACGGCGTATGTACCATTGCGGGCGTTTCCTTTACGATTCTGCCATTGCCCGGCCATAGTTGGCAGCAGATCGGTCTCGTCGTAGATGACATCTGCTTTGCCGCTGACAGCTACTTTGGCTCCGATGTACTGGACAAGCACAAGCTGCCCTTTCTCGTCGATGCATATGATACGATAAACAGTTTGAGGCGGCTACTAGAGACCGACTTTACAGGATATTTGCCTGGACACGGACCGTATGAGCGCAGGGCGCATCAGACGATGCAGTACAATCTCGATTATCACCTCCGCATGTACGAGAGACTGGAAGAACTGCTGGCTGCTGACGGGACCACGACAGAAGATCTCCTGACGATGCTTTGCGAGCGACTGAAGATCGACATCACCAGTTTGAGCAGTTATGTCTTGTATCGGACGGCATTGATGGGCTATCTGTCGGGAATGCTGCGGGAGGAAAGAGTCACGTACCAGTTGTCCGCCAACCGCCTGCTGTGGCAAAAAAGCGAACGATCTTAG
- a CDS encoding PHP domain-containing protein, which yields MTREMRADLHSHTTASDGTCAPAENVRLAKEAGLAAVAITDHDTVAGIDEALAAGEQLGIEVVPGVEISSLAGGQDIHVLGYYIPHRDQGFQAELAKLRDTRHERNKLLIARLQELGVEITLDDVYRRKDGPDKNIGRPHIAAEMMERGYVESIDEAFEKYLGKHGAAYVNPPRISPQQAIDLIKQAGGVAVLAHPGLYDDDNLVHELVRYGLDGIEVWHPDNDQDEVERYLQMTEENDLIATGGSDFHGWRGEEPFHAMMGSSTAPHTVVAKLKQLADQRRGVSNG from the coding sequence ATGACTCGGGAAATGAGAGCAGACTTGCATTCCCATACGACTGCTTCGGATGGAACTTGTGCTCCTGCCGAGAACGTGCGACTGGCCAAGGAGGCGGGACTGGCTGCTGTCGCCATTACCGATCATGACACGGTGGCCGGCATTGACGAAGCGCTGGCCGCGGGTGAACAGTTAGGGATAGAGGTAGTGCCCGGGGTAGAGATCAGCTCGCTGGCTGGCGGACAGGACATTCACGTACTGGGGTATTACATCCCGCATCGAGATCAAGGTTTTCAGGCGGAACTGGCCAAGCTGCGGGACACCCGCCATGAGAGGAATAAACTGTTGATCGCCCGACTGCAGGAGTTGGGGGTCGAGATCACACTGGATGACGTATACAGACGAAAGGATGGACCTGATAAAAATATCGGTCGGCCGCATATAGCAGCGGAGATGATGGAGCGAGGCTATGTGGAGTCCATTGACGAAGCGTTTGAGAAATACCTGGGAAAACACGGAGCGGCGTACGTCAATCCGCCGCGCATCTCGCCCCAACAGGCAATCGACCTGATCAAGCAGGCTGGGGGTGTGGCTGTCTTGGCCCATCCGGGATTGTATGACGACGACAACCTGGTACACGAGCTGGTGAGATACGGGCTGGACGGGATCGAGGTGTGGCACCCGGACAACGATCAGGATGAAGTGGAGCGGTATCTCCAGATGACAGAGGAGAACGATCTGATCGCGACGGGCGGATCGGATTTTCATGGATGGCGCGGCGAAGAGCCGTTTCACGCGATGATGGGATCGTCGACTGCTCCTCATACGGTCGTGGCGAAACTGAAACAGCTGGCTGACCAGCGGCGGGGGGTTAGCAACGGTTAG
- a CDS encoding GNAT family N-acetyltransferase: MNKVQDIRRVRTEQEKADAFAVRQQVFVVEQNVPPSLEIDEHDRAGASAIHFVAYRDDKPVGASRLRFYDPQTGKVERVAVMESERGTGLGRELMLAMEQTAREEGLTQLKLNAQCHAQRFYEKLGYQPVGDVFEEAGIDHISMVKKLQD; this comes from the coding sequence ATGAACAAGGTACAAGATATCCGCAGAGTGCGTACTGAACAGGAAAAGGCGGATGCTTTTGCTGTTCGGCAACAGGTTTTTGTCGTTGAGCAGAACGTGCCTCCATCGCTGGAGATCGATGAACATGACCGTGCTGGCGCATCCGCGATTCATTTTGTCGCCTATCGGGACGATAAACCGGTCGGAGCCAGTCGGTTGCGCTTCTACGATCCGCAGACAGGGAAGGTCGAGCGGGTTGCCGTCATGGAGAGCGAACGCGGGACCGGTCTAGGCCGGGAACTGATGCTGGCGATGGAGCAGACGGCACGGGAAGAGGGATTAACCCAGTTGAAACTAAATGCGCAGTGTCACGCACAGCGTTTTTACGAAAAGCTGGGATACCAGCCGGTAGGAGATGTGTTTGAAGAAGCGGGTATCGATCATATCAGCATGGTAAAGAAACTGCAAGACTGA
- a CDS encoding 2'-5' RNA ligase family protein translates to MKYSVVIFPSSQVQEVANSYRKRYDPTYALIPPFIRLKEAFDLEESALPQLVDHLEQVASSTDAFSVRFHRVSTFHPTNNVIYLGIQNKEPFEAIHQKIMAHFAQKEVYAFVPHLTIGRDLADDELKDVVSQLSMAKIDLTTLVDRFHLVYQLEDGTWTVYQTFLLQK, encoded by the coding sequence TTGAAGTACAGCGTCGTTATTTTTCCTTCCAGCCAAGTGCAGGAAGTTGCCAATTCATACCGCAAACGCTACGATCCAACCTATGCCTTGATTCCGCCGTTTATCCGCCTCAAAGAAGCATTTGATCTGGAAGAGTCAGCGCTGCCACAGTTGGTGGATCACCTGGAACAGGTGGCGAGTTCCACAGACGCCTTCTCCGTCCGGTTTCACCGTGTATCTACGTTCCATCCAACCAACAATGTCATCTACCTGGGCATTCAAAACAAGGAGCCGTTCGAGGCGATTCATCAAAAGATTATGGCACACTTTGCTCAAAAAGAAGTGTATGCATTTGTCCCGCATCTGACGATTGGTCGCGACCTCGCCGATGACGAGTTAAAGGATGTAGTCAGTCAGTTGAGTATGGCCAAGATTGACCTGACAACGTTGGTAGACCGTTTTCATCTCGTTTACCAGCTTGAAGATGGTACCTGGACCGTCTACCAGACTTTCCTGCTGCAAAAGTAA
- a CDS encoding phosphatidylglycerophosphatase A, translating into MKKPVHSKEVKQAALQRLNDRGVTIEDIAEIVYLMQSPYHPDLTMEPCIASVQAVLEKREIQHAILVGVELDVLAEKGMLSEPLQTIVATDEGLFGCDETLALGSVFGYGSIAVTTFGHLDKHKVGVIKRLDTKTAGGRVHTFLDDLVASIAANASSRMAHRLRDEQEAEDARTTELAGGASEQAG; encoded by the coding sequence ATGAAGAAACCAGTACACAGCAAAGAAGTCAAACAAGCAGCGCTGCAGCGCCTTAACGATCGCGGAGTGACGATTGAAGATATCGCTGAGATCGTTTATCTGATGCAGTCTCCTTACCACCCTGACCTCACGATGGAGCCCTGCATTGCCAGCGTACAGGCTGTATTGGAAAAACGCGAAATACAACACGCTATCCTCGTCGGCGTCGAACTGGACGTGCTTGCCGAAAAGGGGATGCTGTCGGAACCACTGCAAACGATCGTCGCTACCGATGAAGGCTTGTTCGGCTGTGACGAAACGCTCGCACTGGGCTCAGTCTTCGGATACGGAAGCATCGCTGTCACCACCTTTGGCCATCTGGATAAACACAAGGTCGGTGTCATCAAACGTCTGGATACCAAGACGGCTGGCGGCCGAGTCCACACGTTCCTCGACGACCTGGTCGCCAGCATCGCCGCCAATGCCTCCAGCCGCATGGCCCACCGCCTGCGCGACGAACAGGAAGCAGAAGACGCCCGTACGACTGAGCTCGCCGGCGGCGCTTCGGAACAAGCGGGCTAA
- a CDS encoding IS1182 family transposase, whose product MYIQYTMDQLCLPMDVEEDIPANHLVRVVNAAVNRLDDAIFDAAYPGGGRDSYHPKMLTKIIIYAYTQRIYSSRQIAKAVRENIMFMWIAGRQRPDFRTINRFRSERMKPVLETVFTAILQFLVEENYVQLEHYFVDGTKIEANANRYTFVWGKAVVKHKAKLQEKVKTLFATIEEAEKQEEGAHGGQDLRELGESSTLTSEKLEHAVKQLEERLQEKPKDKPLKKAVRTIRKDLLPRLQKYETHEKILGTRNSYSKTDPDATFMRMKEDHMRNGQLKPGYNVQIGTENQFIVGYSVHQRPTDTRCFIPHLEKVKAQIGKLPRSVIADAGYGGEENYDYLEQNEVEAIVKYSTYHREKSKAWQRDISKIDNWTYNSEQDTWTCAAGQTLHFRRESKEKTESGYEIVYRHYRSAGCEDCPLKSQCTKAQGNREVKVSMKYLRLKNQAKQKLRSEEGYALAVRRMIEPEPVFGAMKNNRGFKRFLLRGLPKVSLEVGWLSLAHNLLKKAAVDAQRQGAKREQVA is encoded by the coding sequence TTGTACATTCAATATACCATGGATCAACTTTGTTTACCAATGGATGTAGAAGAGGACATTCCCGCCAATCATCTCGTTCGTGTGGTCAACGCCGCTGTCAATCGTCTCGACGACGCCATCTTTGACGCGGCTTACCCCGGAGGCGGACGAGACAGCTATCACCCCAAGATGCTCACCAAAATCATCATCTATGCCTACACCCAGCGCATCTACTCTTCTCGCCAGATTGCCAAGGCCGTCCGTGAAAACATAATGTTCATGTGGATCGCAGGCAGACAACGTCCGGACTTCCGCACCATCAACCGCTTTCGCTCGGAACGAATGAAACCCGTACTGGAGACTGTGTTTACCGCCATTCTTCAATTCTTGGTCGAGGAGAATTACGTGCAGCTGGAGCATTACTTTGTGGACGGTACCAAGATCGAAGCCAATGCGAATCGGTATACGTTTGTTTGGGGAAAGGCTGTCGTCAAGCACAAAGCCAAGCTCCAGGAGAAAGTGAAGACCTTGTTTGCCACCATTGAGGAAGCCGAAAAGCAAGAAGAAGGAGCGCACGGGGGCCAAGATCTTCGCGAGCTGGGCGAGTCCTCTACCCTCACAAGTGAAAAGCTGGAGCATGCCGTCAAGCAATTGGAGGAACGCCTGCAGGAGAAGCCAAAAGACAAGCCACTAAAGAAGGCGGTTCGCACCATCCGCAAAGACCTGCTTCCTCGCCTCCAAAAGTATGAAACACATGAGAAGATACTAGGCACTCGAAATAGTTACAGCAAAACGGACCCTGACGCTACCTTTATGCGAATGAAGGAAGACCACATGCGAAACGGCCAGCTCAAACCTGGCTACAATGTGCAGATTGGCACCGAAAATCAATTCATTGTCGGCTACAGTGTGCATCAGCGGCCGACCGATACGCGCTGCTTTATCCCTCATCTTGAAAAAGTAAAGGCGCAGATCGGAAAGCTACCGAGAAGCGTCATCGCAGATGCGGGTTATGGCGGCGAAGAGAATTATGACTATCTCGAACAAAACGAAGTCGAAGCCATCGTCAAATACAGCACGTATCACCGCGAAAAAAGCAAGGCATGGCAAAGGGACATCAGCAAGATCGACAACTGGACGTATAACAGTGAGCAAGATACGTGGACATGCGCAGCGGGGCAAACCCTCCATTTCCGAAGAGAGAGCAAGGAGAAAACGGAAAGTGGATACGAAATCGTGTACCGTCATTACAGAAGCGCCGGTTGCGAGGACTGTCCGTTGAAGTCTCAGTGTACGAAAGCCCAAGGCAATCGCGAAGTCAAAGTCAGCATGAAGTATTTGCGGCTAAAGAACCAAGCAAAGCAGAAGCTCCGCAGCGAAGAAGGGTATGCCCTGGCAGTGAGGCGCATGATTGAGCCGGAGCCCGTGTTTGGTGCTATGAAGAACAATCGAGGGTTCAAAAGGTTCCTGCTTCGAGGCTTACCGAAAGTAAGTCTGGAGGTCGGGTGGCTTTCCCTTGCCCACAATTTGCTCAAGAAGGCTGCAGTGGACGCCCAAAGACAAGGAGCTAAGCGAGAACAGGTCGCTTAG
- a CDS encoding site-specific integrase, whose product MAGRTVKKDGSSWYFVLTVGKKENGKQKQIKRRGFKTKQEAIKAMNELEHSINQGTYVKPSKILYKEYLERWLEDRQTRVKKQTLETYTWLVNKHIIPALGNVELSKLNAMMIQQLLTKLTKDQSLSDENIQKVYTLINASLKQAERWGLIPKNPAFLVDRPKATKKQVKVWDVPEVTSFLEHAKGSRYYIAFLLAVTTGMRQGEILALQWKDIDFENGFLRVTQILSHDGKEILPYTKTKSGTRTIDLPDETIAELKKHKVRIAKEKLAAGPNLYTDLDLVVCSEIGTPTNAGNIRRAFNTAIEKANVSKIRFHDLRHTHATLLLKQGANPKIVAERLGHADTRITLDTYSHLLPSMQKETAKQFGRMLFGGTNSNNNSIENAK is encoded by the coding sequence ATGGCTGGAAGAACAGTAAAAAAGGACGGCTCAAGTTGGTACTTTGTGTTGACCGTTGGCAAAAAGGAGAATGGAAAACAAAAGCAGATCAAAAGACGTGGGTTTAAAACGAAGCAAGAAGCCATAAAAGCCATGAATGAGCTAGAACATTCCATTAACCAGGGAACATATGTTAAACCTTCAAAAATTCTGTACAAAGAGTATCTCGAACGCTGGTTGGAAGACAGGCAAACGAGAGTGAAAAAGCAAACACTGGAAACCTATACTTGGCTTGTGAACAAACACATCATCCCAGCCTTGGGTAATGTTGAATTGTCAAAACTGAATGCAATGATGATTCAACAGTTACTGACAAAACTGACTAAAGATCAAAGCTTATCTGATGAGAACATTCAAAAAGTGTATACGCTGATCAACGCTTCGCTGAAACAAGCTGAACGCTGGGGCCTCATCCCAAAGAATCCAGCCTTTCTGGTTGATCGTCCAAAGGCAACTAAAAAGCAGGTCAAGGTTTGGGATGTTCCTGAAGTCACTTCCTTCCTTGAGCATGCCAAGGGAAGCCGATATTACATTGCCTTTCTGCTCGCAGTGACGACTGGAATGCGGCAAGGAGAGATTCTTGCGTTGCAGTGGAAGGACATCGATTTTGAAAACGGCTTTCTGCGTGTCACGCAAATACTGAGTCATGACGGAAAGGAAATACTGCCTTACACAAAAACAAAATCAGGCACCAGGACAATTGATCTTCCTGATGAGACCATCGCTGAATTAAAGAAGCACAAGGTACGAATTGCAAAGGAAAAGCTGGCGGCTGGCCCTAATTTATACACCGATCTCGACCTGGTTGTATGCAGCGAAATCGGTACTCCTACGAATGCAGGCAACATTCGTCGGGCATTCAATACGGCTATCGAGAAAGCCAATGTTTCCAAAATCCGCTTCCATGATTTACGACACACCCACGCAACACTGCTGTTGAAGCAGGGAGCCAATCCCAAAATCGTTGCAGAGCGATTGGGTCATGCAGATACTCGTATTACGCTGGACACATACAGCCATCTGCTCCCTAGCATGCAGAAGGAAACAGCAAAGCAATTTGGAAGGATGTTGTTCGGTGGCACAAACAGTAATAACAACTCAATCGAGAATGCAAAATAG